Below is a genomic region from Capricornis sumatraensis isolate serow.1 chromosome 17, serow.2, whole genome shotgun sequence.
AGTCATAAAACTGGATAGCCACGCATGTCTTCGCCATCAATGATCCCAGGATCCTTAAATAAGCCCCAGAGTGGCGATCACGATGTTGCTCAAGTGCATATGGCGTTAGTTCCGGCTTCACCACCTACCAACTGAAAGATTTCCTAAGCGCTGAAGACCGATTTCCGTTTTCAAAGCCCAGATCAAACCTAGCTTGCTGTGCGCCCCAATTTCCTCAGGGTAGTGAGTCAAATTACCTCACAGTGGCCCACTACGTCGCCACAGAATTGACCCACCCAATCAACTCAGGCGGGCCGCGCCCCTCCCCCTTTCCCTCAGACAGCGGCCTCAGCCTCTCAGGCCCTCCCTGGGCCTCGGTCCCGTGGTCTCCTCCTCACGGAGACAAGTTAGTCCCAGTTTTCAAGGCCCGGATCGAGGGCAGTGGCGAGAGCACCACCCGACCGGGCGTTGCCCGGCGCTCACAGCTGCCTTTGTCCCTCCCCACGGAATTGGAACCCAATAACCGCAGGGCGCTCTTGGAACCATGTGCTGCCGCCACCTCCgcgtccgccgccgccgccgcgagaCCAGCCGCCCTCGCGCCGCGCTAGATGAGATGGTGACAGGACTCAGCACTACAAAATTCGGCGTCTAACGCTGCTCCGCCACTGCCGCCACCGCCACCTCTTTGTCTCCGCCAGTGCACACAAGCCGGGCCGCCTCGCGCACTCCCCGACGCCCCAAGTCCCCGAGGCCTCCGCGGCGCATTCCGCCAATCACAGAGCCGCAGCTCCTCCCGCCCCCGCCCTGATGCGACGCCTACTGATTGGTGGGTAGCGTGTCTCCACGTGACCGGATTTTGTTGCCGGGCCCGCCCCTGTCACGTGAGTGCGCGGgcctctcttcctgctttcttgaCCCTCTCCGCCATTTAAAGAAACAGTACCGGGGGCGGGCCGAGCGACGCAGCCGGGACGGCAGCTGCAGCGCGGACCGGAGGAGCCATCTTGTCTCGTCGCCGGGGAGTCAGGCCCCTAACTCAAAGAAGCCCTGGCGCGCCCTCCCCCCCTTCCCGGTCTGGTAGGGCGAAGGAGCGGGCGCGCGGTCGATCGAGCGATCGGTTGGCGGCTCTTTCTCCTGCTCTGGCATCCAGCTCTTGGGGCGCAGGCCCGGCCGCCGCGGCGCGCGCCCGGTGGCCGTTGGCGCTCGCGCCGCGTCTTTCTTCTCGTACGCAGAACTCGGGCGGCGGCCTATGCGTTTGCGATTCGACGAGGAGTCGTCCGGGTGGTTGGCGGCGGCGGGCAGCTGCTCCGCCCCGCTCccggggaggcggcggcggcgggattTGGCGCGGCCGGGGAAGCTGGGGTGGCCGGGGCCGGCCTGGAGGCCTGGCGCCACCCTTCGGGGCCTGCAAGGACCCAGTTGGGGGGGCAGGAGGGAGCCGGGGGATGGTTGGTGGTGGGCTTTCTACTTTGCCTTTTCCTCCTTATGCCGCCTTAGTGAGGGGCGGGAGCTTTGGCGGCAGCTCCGGGGTGGAGAAGCGAGCTCCGGAGTCGGAAGAGCTGTGTTTGCTTCCGGGCCTCGCCACCAGCTGGCCgagtgaccttaggcaagtcactcaGTAATTtgtctgcgcctcagtttcctcctctatcAACGTTTGTGGGATTGAAAGCGCTTTGTAAACCATAAAGCGTCGGTGGATGAAAGGAATGATTATTGTTCGTTatggttggctttttttttttcttttttttggagtTGTAAGAAAACTTAGAAATCCCCAATCCTTGGATATTGAACCTGGAAACATTGGATTGGAGATGGAGATCCCCAGACTCCCTGAAATTGTGTGCAGAAGTTAGTGGGAATATGCAATTTAGGGAAATGAGAATCCATCGCCAGCAAGTTTTCAGAGGGGGCTGTGACCCGGAAGAGTTAAGAACCACAGTTCCTTTGCcacaaggaggaaactgaggcttagatgTCATTTGGGACCCGTCACAACCAAGCTGAAGCCCCTGTTGAATCCCTGGGATATGTGAGCTGTTCTGTGCATAGTGGATATTCGGGGTAACAACACTCCACTGCTTGGCTTCTGTTCTGAGTCCTTTCACTATGGGTTGCCTGAAAGGCGGCTGATGCTTATGGTACAGTAACACCCAGTATAAAGCAGCTGAAACTAGGAGTGGATGTGTTCTCTAATGTCAAGAAGCCTATTCAGTCTTTGGCCcaacaactttttattttctggtgcCTGACTACCTTTCTGACTCTCTCACTGATTATTTTCCATGACCATCGTTGCCATCCGTTACTTGCTCTTGTTTTACATTCTTAGCTCCGTGTGGTTGGTAGTGAGCAGGCTTCTTTTTAAATGGTGCTGCCAAGTCCAGCTAATTAATGGTGCAGGTGGGTTTTTAGCAAGCTGTCTCACATGTAATTCCTGaagatgtttgtttttattaattgaaATTGACATTCTCTGAGAAGTTTTGTTAGAACTTTTTCTGAACCTCAAAGTCAGTAGTTTGGAAGCGTTTCAAACCTTAACCTTCCTCCCCGCCTGCTTTGTATTCTCTTTGCTTGCAAGTGTGTTACTAAGATGGCCAAAATGCCAGTTTTTGCTTCTTTGTTAATCGTCAGCTGCTTTTTATCAGATTCCAGGCCATTGTCCAGCAAACACTATAGAAATGTTTGAACACTTGGATTTCAAACATTTTCGTTTTGTGGAGTGGTGCTTACCGTGGTACAGCTCTAAGTAAGCAAATGCAAACACACCTAAGTGTTTGTCTGTTAGGTGTTAGCCGGTTCTGCTATTTCTTATAAATGTCTGGAAAAAATCAATTGACTGTTCCCTTTACCTGGAGGACAGAGACAAATGATCTCAATTCCAGAGAAATGACTGTTTTGGAGACAAATGTGTTGGTCTTTTAGCT
It encodes:
- the TUG1 gene encoding taurine up-regulated 1; amino-acid sequence: MLLKCIWHSGLSLSGPPWASVPWSPPHGDKLVPVFKARIEGSGESTTRPGVARRSQLPLSLPTELEPNNRRALLEPCAAATSASAAAAARPAALAAHKPGRLAHSPTPQVPEASAAHSANHRAAAPPAPALMRRLLIEALARPPPLPGLVGRRSGRAVDRAIGWRLFLLLWHPALGAQARPPRRAPGGRWRSRRVFLLVRRTRAAAYAFAIRRGVVRVVGGGGQLLRPAPGEAAAAGFGAAGEAGVAGAGLEAWRHPSGPARTQLGGQEGAGGWLVVGFLLCLFLLMPP